From the genome of Centroberyx gerrardi isolate f3 unplaced genomic scaffold, fCenGer3.hap1.cur.20231027 Scaffold_59, whole genome shotgun sequence:
GTCTGTCCTGCTGCCCATCCTGCTGTATGGAGTGGAGTTTGGGGCCCAGCCTGTCCCCCAGACTGTGATAAATGGGATAGAAGTCCAGCAGAAATCTGTCAACTGGAGTCTGTTGGTGTGTTCAGGTGCAGCTGGATGGAGTGGGACGTGCTCCACAGACTCATGTCTTTTATATTTAACCGATTTCATAATAAAGGAAGTGGATGAAGGGAAACCGTGTGGTTTGGTTTTATTAGATTTACAGAAGGCCTTCGACACAGTCGACCATGGGATTCTGCTCACTACCCTGAAAGCACCAGGGATGGATACCATCGCTGTTGAGTGTCTAACCTCTTACCTGTCTGATAGGGAGCAGAGAGTAGAGGTTAGTCGGCACTTATCCAATGCCAAACCCATCTCCTCCGAGGTGCCACAAGGTAGTGTGCTAGGGCCTCTTTTGTTCTTGTTGTACATCAATGATATGGAGTTTGCCTGTGTGGGTAATCTCTTCTTGTATGCAGATGATTCAGTAAGTTGTGTCACATAGGGACAAGAATAAGATACAGGAGATTCAAAGCGAGGAGGTCTTAAAAATCAGGACTTGGTTGATAGACAACAAACTGTCACTACATTTAGGAAAGACTGAATCAATTTTATTTGGGTCCAAACAGAAACTGAATAAAGTCCCTGAGCTACAGATTCAGGTGGGAGAGTCCCAGTTCAGGTAAAGAGGGCAGTGAACTACCTGGGATGTGTTCGGGAAGAGAGTCTATGTGGAGAGAGCATGGCATTGAAGGTGTTGCAATGTTAATGCCAGGGCCAGATACTTAGCAAGGATGGCTAAGCTACTGGACAAGGGCCGTCTCAGAGTTTTAGCCACTAGCCTAGCCCTGtgccatttccactcagtggaacAAGCTACCTTTGATAAAGAATATCACCGACCAGGTCAGCTTCAGGATAAAGCTTAAGACCTGGCTCTCTGAAAGCATTCCTTTATGAAACATTGCCTTatgaatttttttaaattgtttttacaGGCAAACAGTTAGAGGATGCACTATTTTAAAATAgttatatttttataaatgCGATATGAgattgtgtatttattttttataggaTGGTGTATTTACTGTGTATTTAAGACCTAcctatacatttttaaaaactgttttttgagCCAAGACAGGAAAATGATGTGTGATTTTAatagaatgtatttttttgtaattggtGATAGGGGATTGGTGTTGGTGTTATGAAACTGTTGCCTGGCTGTGATGCCTGCGACCATCTTCTCTGTACATGTTCCACCAAGGACCACAGCGGAAACAAGTCTCTGACTTTGTGTTATCCTTGACGATTTTATGTACAAACATCATGTATCTTAAAATTGTCCAAATAaactcaactaaactaaactaaactagacagATGACgcttcatctgtttttttttgtaaaactgTTTCAACATCACATTGTCGTAGATACAATGTAATTTGTAAAATGTTTGAAACAGTAAATTGATCCATTCATTAACCGTTTCTGTCACACCCACACAGCATCACTAGTCCTGATCAATGATCCTGAGTCCCACCTGCTGCAGGCTGGTCTGATCCTGAATGGTATTGCCTCCACCTGGTCTTGGGTCTATATAACTGTGTCTGCTCTTCATTCCAGTTTCTGAGTCTTGAACAGTCACTACTGAGAAGTTTCAGTCCTGTCAAGCTGCGGTTCAGCAGATTCAAACTTGTATCTagagtgtttgttgtttttgcctcTTTAAGTTTTGTGAGGCTAACTTAGAGCCTTGTTGGCTTTTTCCTTTGTTCATTGTTGTCTGCTAAATAAAACCAGTCAGCTGTTCAGCCTGCAGTCAGCTGTTCAGcctccagtcagctgttcagcctccagtcagctgttcagcctccagtcagctgttcagcctgcagctgttcagtctccagtcagctgttcagcCTGCAGTCAGcctccagtcagctgttcagcctccagtcagctgttcagtctccagtcagctgttcagtctccagtcagctgttcagcctgcagtcagctgttcagtctccagtcagctgttcagtctccagtcagctgttcagcctccagtcagctgttcagtctccagtcagctgttcagtctccagtcagctgttcagcctgcagctgttcagtctccagtcagctgttcagcctgcagctgttcagtctccagtcagctgttcagcctccagtcagctgttcagtctccagtcagctgttcagtctccagtcagctgttcagtctccagtcagctgttcagcctccagtcagctgttcagtctccagtcagctgttcagtctccagtcagctgttcagtctccagtcagctgttcagcCTGCACCTGAGTCCTGTTAGTGTTACAGTTTCAGAATGTGGCGTGAATCTGTTTGAGAACTGGGATCAAGGCTATGCTAATACTAACctgacatgtgtgtgtgtgtgtgtgtgtgtgtgtgtgtgtttagtttagtttatttgcacatttttttaaaagaaaagtcagacagaaaaaaagtaaatagaaataaagttacATGTGCAGGTGAGGTAGAAACCCACTACGGGCTTATCTAAAAACCTCAcctaaaagagagaaaaaaataaataaaataaaattaaaaaataacaatacaaaataaaatatcaattaaCATGCATATCTTTTACATGCCTAATCACAttgtaaaaattaaaataatatagGCTGCTATAAATAACGgcaaaaaaggttaaaaacaaaaatcaagattATTCAATACAAAATCTGTGCACTCACTGGTAGTAGTATCCCACATCATGGTTGCCGGCGACGACAATCAACTCTGTGTTGTTAGGGCAACGGAAGATCTGATGAAACCTGCTGATGTCTTCCTcccactcctacacacacacacgcacacacacacacacacatacacacacacacacacatattaagaCTTGAAACAGATTAAGTAATGTTTACCAGacaacatgtcgtcccccatgaatgatgcaggcagccttttggccaatcagagACAAGATGCATCATCGCTCCAATCAGAttgggtccacttgtaattccACCCGGTGTACGCCGAAACCGGCCCGGGTAGGCGGAGTCGGCACTTGTTATTTTAAACGGGCGACGCCCGCTCCAACCCGGCGGCTGAGACTGGCGCTGACATCACCAGCgctctcctattggctgagATACTGAACTGAGTTAGAAAGAGAACCACAAAACACCAGCAGGCTGAGCGTTCACGTTTCTCCTGCAAGTTGTGATTTAGCTTTTCATGCGTTCCTCTCCTCATGCCAGCTGTGCAGCTAGCTGCTGAGGTCAGGATGGAGCGCGTGACGCACCGCCGCCGGCTGCCTCTTGTACTTGATTTTACCGACTAACTCCGCCCACGCCGCCTACGTCAGGCCCGTGCGCCCCGGCAGCCAGTTAAAAATCATCTGCTTTAATCACAGCGGCCTCGTTCGGCCAATCGGGGTGCCGCGTGAGAACAGCTGTGATCCGGATGATGTCAGGAGGGAAAGTGACGCCGCAGTCAGCGACGGAAAGCACATGAAGTTTGCAGAGGATTATGGGAAGGTGAGAAATGTActttcatttaaaatcaatattCAGTCTGTATTTAActactgtgaaaacaaaacctgcatcgtgtgtgtgtgtgtgtgtgtgtgtgtgtgtgtgtgcgagtgtgtgtgtgtttgtgtacctgCTGGTTGTCATGGTAACCATGGTCCAGCAGGTCTCCCAGGATGAAGACGACCTCAGGCTCCAATAGGAACACAGCAGCCTGGAAGCTCCGCCCCATCTGCCACtccctgagagacagacagctgctgacctgtctgtcagccagacaggcagacagacaggcagacagacagacaggcagacagacaggcaggcaggcagacagacagacagacagacagacagacagacagacaggcagacagacagacaggcagacagacagacagacagacagacagacagacagacagacaggcaagcagacagtcaggcaggcagacaggcaggcagacaggcaggcagacagtcaggcaggcagacaggcagacaggcaggcagacagacaggcagacagacaggcaggcagacaggcaggcagacaggcaggcagacaggcaggcagacaggcaggcagacagacagctgtctCACCTCCTCAGTCTGTCCATCCAGTGTCCGGTGTTTCCGAGGATGTGAGGGTCAGACAGGACCAGAGCACGGAGCCCGCCTGTCGCCTAGCAACAAGCATGTATATTTAAATTTGCATTGacaaatacatatttatatttatatttatatttatataaaaaaataaatgcatattttttaacaaaacagacagatttGACTGGGTTTTACCCATTTTATAGTCTGGTTCCAGATCCTGAATCGTCCCTCGGCGACTTCTACATCAGAAAAACAATcgggccaatcagagcctttgtgggcgggactaaagtttgaaccattggtgcaacggtttttcattggcgtttcggcagaataatatttgttgaaatctcctccttaaccaacagattgtctttacaaagattatattttttgtcaaaaatgacCGACTttcttggtgaagttagtaaatCTGCCCAGAATCATGTGACTGAAGAGACGTCAGAGCGGCgatacgtcgtcactagtgatcggttcagatacgtcgtcactagtgatcggttcagatacgtcgtcactagtgatcggttcagatacgtcgtcactagtgatcggttcagatacgtcgtcactagtgatcggttcagatacgtcgtcaccagtgatcggttcagatacgtcgtcactagtgatcggttcagatacgtcgtcgccagtgatcggttcagatacgtcgtcaccagtgatcggttcagatacgtcgtcaccagtgatcggttcagatacgtcgtcactagtgatcagtttGGGGAacatcaacccccccacacagaaaaccgctgacgaggaggaaatctcagctgaaTAATTGAGTGGAAccaaaatggccattcagtctgaatatcaggctaccCGTTCTATCTATCTTATTTCTAACTTATTTCTAACTTGTTTCTAACTTATTTCTAACTTGTTTCTAACTTGTTTCTAACTTGTTTCTAACTTGTTTCTAACTTATTTCTAACTTGTTTCTAACTTGTTTCTAACTCGTTTCTAACTCGTTTCTAACTCGTTTCTAACTCGTTTCTAACTTGTTTCTAACTCGTTTCTAACTCGTTTCTAACTCGTTTCTAACTCGTTTCTAACTTGTTTCTAACCTGTTTTACATTTGGTATTCTTAACCAGTTTTATATTTGAGGCTTCTGGACTTCCAGTGTTGTTCAGTTTTATTTGTGATGTGGAGCAACTGGCTGCTGACAACATCAGCTTCCAGAGGACTGGACTCCGGCCGGCGGAACCTGATCCACAGCGAGCCTCCGGACCGGACGGGACTCCGGCCGGCGGAACCTGATCCACAGCGAGCCTCCGGACCGGACGGGACTCCGGCCGGCGGAACCTGATCCACAGCGAGCCTCCGGACCGGACGGGACTCCGGCCGGCGGAACCTGATCCACAGCGAGCCTCCGGACTGTCTGGACATGTTGGTCAGTTTCACATTTCACCTTCTGATCTGTAGAGACTCTGGATTTCACTAAGATCCACATCCTCTGATTTGAACTTGATTTAATCGATAAACTGAACGGAGcctcatcagtcagtcagtaaataaTTGATTTCCATCCTGCACCAAATCAAAGAGGACGATCGGCTGCTGTGGTACCTGTCCGTCTCAGCAGGGGGTCATGTGACGCAGACTGTTACCTCGGGACCAGCCGGTCTCTGATTGGTCGCAGACTGTTACCTCGGGACCAGCTGGTCTCTGATTGGTCGCAGACTGTTACCTCGGGACCAACCGATCTCTGATTGGTCGCAGACTGTTACCTCGGGACCAGCCGATTGATTGATCTGATTGATCACTGTCTGGTTGCTGCTACATCACACATGAGCTCAGCATATCACATCCATGTTagtgttgccatggttacaaCCACTCACCTCTTGATGTGCATGCTTCAGTTTGGGCCAATCACAACGATACACAGCCTGACGGACAGACAGATGTTAGGCAGTTAgctaatcagtcagtcagtcagtcagtcagtcagtcagtcagtcagtcagtcagtcagttaataagtcagtcagtcagtcagacagtcagtcaggcagtcagtcagacagtcagacagacagtcagacagtcagtcagacagtcagtcaggcagtcagtcagacagtcagacagacagtcagacagtcagtcagacagtcagtcagtcagtcagtcagtcagacagtcagtcagacagtcagacagtcagtcagacagtcagttaataagtcagtcagacagtcagacagacagtcagacagtcagtcagacagtcagtcagtcagtcagtcagacagtcagacagtcagtcagacagtcagttaataagtcagtcagtcagtcagtcagtcagacagtcagacagtcagtcagacagtcagttaataagtcagacagtcagtcagtcagtcagtcagtcagacagtcagacagtcagacagtcagtcagacagtaagtcagtcagtcagttaataagtcagtcagtcagtcagtcagtcagacagtcagtcagtcagacagtcagtcagacagtcagtcagacagtcagacagtcagtcagacagtcagtcagtcagtcagtcagacagtcagtcagtcaaacagtcagtcagacagtcagtcagacagtcagacagtcagtcagtcagacagtcagtcagacagtcagtcagtcagtcagtcagtcagtcagtcagacagacagtcagtcagtcagacagtcaatcagtcagtcagtcagttaataagtcagccagtcagtcagccagtcagtcagtcagtcagtcagtcagtcagtcagtcagttaataagtcagtcagtcagtcagtcagtcagacagtcagtcagtcagacagtcagtcagacagtcagtcagacagtcagacagtcagtcagacagtcagtcagtcagtcagtcagacagtcagtcagtcaaacagtcagtcagacagtcagtcagacagtcagacagtcagtcagtcagacagtcagtcagacagtcagtcagtcagtcagtcagtcagtcagtcagacagacagtcagtcagtcagacagtcaatcagtcagtcagtcagttaataagtcagccagtcagtcagccagtcagtcagtcagtcagtcagtcagtcagtcagtcagttaataaGTCagcccagtcagtcagtcagtcagtcagtcagtcagacagtcagttaataagtcagtcagtcagtcagtcagtcagtcagtcagtcagttaataagtcagccagtcagtcagtcagtcagtcagtcagacagtcagacagtcagtcagttaataagtcagtcagtcagttaataagtcagtcagtaagtcagacagtcagtcagtcagtcagacagtcagacagtcagtcagacagtcagtcagtcattaagtcagtcagtcagtcagacagtcagtcagacagtcagtcagtcagtcagacagtcagacagtcagacagtcagtcagacagtcagtaagtcagacagtcagtcagtcagtcagtcagtcagacagtcagacagtcagatagtcagtcagtcagtcagacagtcagtcagtcagtcaaacagtcagtcagttaattacCTGATAGTAGATGATCCATTCACAgtagacaaacacagagatgaagaacagagttAAAAACCCCAGAACCTTCAACACACAactatccatctatctgtctgtctgtctgtctgtctgtctgcctgtctgtctgcctgtctgtctgtctgtctgtctgtctgtctgcctgcctgtctgcctgtctgtctgtctgtctgtctgcctgtctgtctgtctgtctgtctgtctgtctgtctccacctatCTGTCCTGTTTGTttaaactgttttgttttctcctctctcagcagaacgcccccccccccctctctctctctctaaatcccTCTTTCAGATCAACCAGCAGCTTAACAGCCAAACTAGGACAAACTGCCTCCACaccagagagagacattcacctagactgcagagagagagagagagagagagagagagagagaggagggagggtgggaggggatGGGGTGCAGGGATTTTCAGGATGAAAGGTGACATTGCTGCAAACATCAAATACACAGCTGATAACAAattaatatttctctctctctctgtctctctctctctctctctctctctctctctctgtctctctctctgtctctatattgGGAGGACAAAATGACGGTTATTGAATATTGGAGGGGACGTGTCACCCCTGCCCCCCCTATTCATTACGCGTATGATTTGAACCCAATGGATGAACTAAACCCAGTGAAAATAGATGAATATGATTTCAGCTGTCTGATCACATGACTGATTATGTTTTGAAGGaagtaatcagtaatctgtaatTACATTTGGAAAAAACTACACCAATCAGAGCTGCACTTCACCTTTTATCCACTAGAGGGAGGAATAaccaaatagatagatagatagatagatagattgatagatagataaatagatagatagatagatagatagatagatagatagatagatagatagatagataaatagatagatagatagatagattgattgattgattgattgattgattgattgattgatagatagatagatagatagatagatagatagatagatagatagattcagATCTCAATTCAATGTCCCTCCTTTtatatatgataataataattagactGTGGCTGTCAGTTGATGAACTTTATTGACACTGTTTCATCAAAGCAtctaaataattattatttgtagGATAATAATATCCtagagatttgtttttcttttgttgtgttttatttatttattgttttttgtgtgtgttgtgttatgtgtattatcctccattcttatttatattcgaaatctaatctaatctaatctaatccaatctaatccaatctaatctaatctaatctaatctaatctaatctaatctgtaaCTGGTTTAACTGGTTTGGTGTCCAGTTGTGTTACCAGTTTGTGTTACTCTCCATCGGGCCCGCTGATTGGCCGAGGCAGCTGTCAGTCAACGGTGAGTGGGCGGGACCTCGGATTCATTGAAGAGCTCGTATGCGCGCCCGGTAGAGGAGGCGGAGGCGCGTTCACGACGGCTGGTCGTTGGTGTGTTTTTCACTGAGGAGAAAGattcagagaaaagaaaagaatcgaaaagaaaaggaaaagagaaagaaagaaaagaaaatcctcCGTTTCTTCCTGCTgaaagtcagacagacagaagagaaaaaagttTCAGCAACTTTGGAGGAAAACAGCAGATTTCAgcgtttttctgttttctggtggatttttctctttttttactcCAAAacgtcagaaaaaaaaactttagctgcttctgctgcttcagCGGATTTCAACCAACAaccagtagacagacagacagacagacatacaggcagacagacagggagacaggcagacagact
Proteins encoded in this window:
- the LOC144538169 gene encoding metallophosphoesterase 1-like; this encodes MSRQSGGSLWIRFRRPESRPVRRLAVDQVPPAGVPSGPEARCGSGSAGRSPVRSGGSLWIRFRRPESSPLEADVATGGLRALVLSDPHILGNTGHWMDRLRREWQMGRSFQAAVFLLEPEVVFILGDLLDHGYHDNQQEWEEDISRFHQIFRCPNNTELIVVAGNHDVGYYYQLTSEKFQRFQSVFNHSALISRKGVNFVLVTSMALDGDCTVCSEQQAELYSISLLLNCSTQEVQNCQSGRTSKGGVANPPPSAVSWSCDLTASSGSGAESNFLPLITELAENERH